Proteins from a single region of Desulfobacter postgatei 2ac9:
- a CDS encoding hybrid sensor histidine kinase/response regulator, translating into MNTSAEITFVNDHFLALTGWKENEVMGRNWFDLFIPENLREDVRKVFHSVMGQKDTLGFLNFENEILGKSGQVFNVAWSNVLTKDVEGNVVDVTCLGVDLTERRRSEDKLRKSEIKYRTMMEAIKDPVYICSEDFIIQYMNQAMIDRVGRDATGELCYQALHRFDRKCRWCKYGETFQAGHAEKNIFSPLDKSSFNVSTTVFVNESGSLSKLSVFRDTTELIELQKRLQQAQKMEAIGNLAGGIAHDFNNILFPIIGMSEMLMEDLSSGSLEYKYAHAIYKAGHRAKELVAQILAFSRQSDQKKMPIRFQDILEEVLKLCRATIPANIKIEHKIQRNCGFIMGNATQLHQVGMNLITNAYHAVQEKNGKIIVALEEIKIDRTNLTDTGIHSGKYLLFTVSDDGTGMTDKVKNKIFEPYFTTKEQGKGTGLGLAVVYGIVKEYGGEIEVQTQIGSGTIFSVYLPLMSQSENQGAAEIKTEIKMGHEHILLVDDDAAVANLEQQILERLGYQITMRTGSLDAVEVFRSNPDAFDIVITDMTMPNMTGDQLAEKILSIKPDIPIVICTGFSERINKEQAEAIGVKGFLMKPVVKSDFASMVRKVLDDAKSENKG; encoded by the coding sequence ATAAATACCAGCGCTGAAATTACTTTCGTCAATGATCACTTTCTGGCCCTCACCGGATGGAAAGAAAATGAAGTTATGGGGCGGAATTGGTTTGACTTGTTCATTCCGGAAAATCTCCGGGAAGATGTCAGAAAGGTTTTCCACTCTGTAATGGGGCAAAAGGATACGCTTGGGTTCTTGAATTTTGAAAATGAAATCCTTGGAAAATCCGGCCAGGTTTTTAATGTCGCCTGGTCTAATGTATTGACCAAGGATGTTGAAGGAAATGTGGTTGATGTGACTTGTTTGGGGGTTGACCTTACTGAACGCAGGCGTTCTGAAGATAAATTAAGGAAAAGCGAAATCAAATACCGAACAATGATGGAGGCGATAAAAGACCCGGTTTATATCTGTTCGGAGGATTTTATAATACAATATATGAATCAAGCCATGATTGACAGGGTCGGCCGTGATGCCACAGGGGAGTTGTGTTACCAAGCACTTCATCGGTTCGATAGAAAATGTCGGTGGTGCAAATATGGTGAGACATTTCAGGCGGGTCATGCCGAAAAAAATATTTTCAGCCCTCTGGACAAGTCTTCTTTCAATGTTTCAACTACTGTCTTTGTCAATGAAAGCGGATCTTTGTCCAAGCTTTCTGTATTCAGGGATACAACGGAACTCATAGAATTGCAAAAGCGCCTTCAACAAGCACAAAAGATGGAAGCGATCGGTAACCTTGCCGGCGGCATTGCACACGATTTTAACAATATTTTATTTCCCATCATTGGAATGTCGGAGATGCTGATGGAGGATCTGTCGTCCGGAAGCCTGGAGTACAAATACGCACATGCCATATATAAGGCCGGCCATAGAGCCAAAGAATTGGTGGCACAGATTCTCGCCTTCAGCCGTCAATCAGATCAGAAAAAAATGCCGATAAGGTTCCAGGATATTTTAGAAGAGGTCCTCAAGCTTTGTCGGGCGACGATTCCGGCAAATATTAAGATAGAGCACAAAATTCAACGAAATTGCGGGTTCATTATGGGGAATGCCACACAGCTCCATCAGGTCGGTATGAATCTTATTACCAATGCATACCATGCGGTTCAGGAAAAAAACGGCAAAATAATTGTTGCTCTTGAGGAGATCAAAATTGACCGGACCAATTTAACGGATACCGGCATTCATTCAGGAAAGTATCTGCTGTTTACTGTTTCCGACGATGGTACCGGTATGACGGACAAAGTCAAAAACAAGATATTCGAACCTTACTTTACGACCAAAGAGCAAGGTAAGGGAACCGGTCTTGGACTCGCCGTGGTGTACGGGATCGTTAAAGAATATGGTGGCGAAATTGAAGTCCAAACGCAAATCGGGTCAGGTACTATATTCAGCGTCTATCTACCCTTAATGAGTCAATCAGAAAACCAAGGGGCTGCAGAAATAAAAACTGAAATTAAGATGGGGCATGAACATATTCTTCTGGTTGATGATGACGCCGCAGTCGCCAACCTTGAACAGCAGATACTTGAACGGCTTGGTTATCAAATTACGATGCGTACCGGCAGCCTGGATGCCGTTGAGGTTTTTCGTTCAAATCCGGATGCCTTTGACATTGTCATTACTGACATGACCATGCCGAATATGACTGGTGATCAACTCGCAGAAAAGATTTTATCCATAAAACCGGATATACCTATTGTCATTTGTACCGGGTTCAGCGAAAGGATAAACAAAGAGCAGGCTGAAGCTATTGGGGTAAAAGGCTTCTTAATGAAGCCCGTTGTAAAATCAGATTTTGCGTCGATGGTTCGAAAAGTTCTGGATGATGCTAAATCTGAAAATAAAGGTTAG
- a CDS encoding PAS domain S-box protein: MEHFQQKLIAVISKSGLKRLTEIEHRKQIEKSENRYRSILKASLDGYWLTDTKGKLLEVNDAYCRMSGYSEKELLSMYISDFEIIETPELVAQHMKKVALKGSDRFESKHRRKDGTVFDVEVSLQFRPEEGGQCVCFLRDITDRKSLQDRLESLWSLAQMTEAGPKVLFNLVLEKTQELTGSRYSFFGFINDAEDQLEVNAWSKEAMNQCRVQDQPIHFPIAKAGLWSQAVLERKPLFWNDYNLDHSRKKGLPDGHVPIKNFLSVPILRNEKVIALAAVANKDSDYTSQDVSQVQAFVSNILLLIEKRIADEALQKSDERLKLALDSVSDAVWDWRVHTGEVYFSSRWYTMLGYEAYQLPQNFETWRSLLHPDDLPESEATVFRHLKYAEPFEIEYRMRTKENQWRWILARGKAVERNDQGKAVRMLGTHMDITERKQSEMAQYPCQHPSNWYFNKYQR; the protein is encoded by the coding sequence ATGGAACATTTCCAACAAAAATTGATTGCCGTCATCTCCAAGAGTGGTTTGAAAAGACTGACGGAGATAGAACATAGAAAACAAATCGAAAAAAGCGAAAACCGATATCGATCAATTCTTAAAGCCTCTTTGGACGGTTATTGGCTTACGGACACCAAAGGCAAACTCCTTGAGGTTAATGATGCGTATTGCCGCATGAGCGGCTATAGTGAAAAAGAACTGCTCTCTATGTACATTTCGGACTTTGAAATTATAGAAACACCAGAGCTGGTAGCCCAACATATGAAAAAGGTCGCCTTGAAAGGATCAGATCGATTTGAATCTAAACATCGCCGCAAAGACGGAACCGTCTTCGATGTTGAAGTCAGTCTTCAATTCCGACCTGAGGAAGGCGGGCAATGTGTTTGTTTCCTTCGAGATATAACAGATCGTAAATCATTGCAAGATCGCCTTGAGTCACTTTGGTCTCTAGCCCAAATGACCGAAGCCGGCCCCAAGGTTTTGTTCAACTTGGTGTTGGAGAAAACCCAAGAGCTTACAGGCAGCCGGTATTCATTTTTTGGTTTTATTAACGATGCGGAAGATCAACTGGAAGTCAACGCTTGGTCAAAAGAAGCCATGAATCAGTGCCGCGTCCAAGACCAACCCATTCATTTTCCCATTGCCAAAGCAGGACTTTGGAGTCAGGCAGTCCTTGAACGAAAGCCGCTTTTCTGGAATGATTACAACCTTGATCATAGCCGCAAAAAAGGATTGCCTGATGGACATGTTCCCATCAAAAATTTCCTTTCTGTCCCAATTCTTAGAAATGAAAAAGTAATCGCTTTGGCTGCGGTGGCCAATAAGGATTCCGATTATACAAGTCAAGATGTATCTCAAGTTCAGGCCTTTGTATCAAATATCCTTCTTTTGATTGAAAAGCGTATAGCCGACGAGGCATTACAAAAGAGCGATGAACGGCTGAAACTGGCGCTTGATTCAGTCTCGGATGCTGTTTGGGATTGGCGAGTTCATACCGGTGAGGTCTATTTCAGTTCACGTTGGTATACCATGCTCGGATATGAGGCTTACCAATTGCCCCAGAATTTTGAAACATGGCGGAGCTTGCTCCACCCTGATGACTTGCCTGAATCAGAGGCAACCGTGTTTCGACATCTTAAATATGCAGAGCCATTTGAGATCGAATATCGTATGCGCACGAAAGAGAATCAATGGCGTTGGATTTTAGCCCGGGGAAAGGCTGTTGAAAGAAATGACCAGGGCAAGGCTGTCAGAATGCTCGGTACCCACATGGATATCACAGAGCGGAAACAGTCTGAAATGGCGCAATATCCTTGTCAACACCCCTCAAATTGGTATTTCAATAAATACCAGCGCTGA
- a CDS encoding ferredoxin: protein MKIQKKPVIDLGCCNQCEVCIDLAPHAFKMIDAGYVDVLPLDSYEDDEDILEAVKNCPQDCISWE from the coding sequence ATGAAAATACAAAAAAAACCGGTAATTGATCTTGGCTGCTGCAACCAGTGCGAGGTCTGTATTGATCTGGCGCCCCACGCTTTTAAAATGATTGATGCAGGTTATGTGGATGTACTACCCCTTGACAGCTATGAGGATGACGAAGATATTCTTGAAGCTGTGAAAAACTGCCCCCAAGACTGTATTTCCTGGGAATAA
- the ptsP gene encoding phosphoenolpyruvate--protein phosphotransferase, with the protein MNRKEPDHLNLLFDMGELASIITSGSDIEAFLTGATELVANHLQAHVCSIYLFDSRSKELVLKATRGLKPEAVDRIRMLPGEGLVGQCFSQDRVLRVGNARTSPGFKYFDNAGEEPFNSFLCVPIRRGVVKIGVLVVQQREMDHFTLLDERALRTAATQLAGAIENARLLMALASEPADPDEDAETIAKTFPAFIKGKSDGYGSAFGTIRPSRRKRKAILFEADPSNVTYSPGDFQTAVEKTIDELKALQDKFAASLPESESLIFTAHFMMLKDKNFTGKMKTLIEQGLSPVAAIQQVALKYIKVFSDNPNAYMQEKAVDVEDLGIRLLSHLKAVHTPKAADRGTIFVTQDIYPSDMMKLTADGIRGIVLVGGGVTSHVTILARSLSIPLIIADDPVFLDLPDTTRLLLDAGQGNIYINPDDNTLSIFKAKQEAENRTKTRAMQPATYTLDNRRIRLLANINLLSEIRLARKLKAEGIGLYRTEFPFLIRGGFPSEDEQYFIYKGLFDKTEPGTVTTVRTLDAGGEKVIKHTDFIQEANPALGLRSIRFSLKYRQIFQAQIKAILRAAHGREKVRLMFPLISSIDEFVAGKQVMAECIRQMEQEGVPHKNDPEVGMMIELPSVLATIDEFAQLADFFAIGTNDFIQYMLGADRGNKLVAEYYIPYHPAVNRGIATIATAAAGHGTDVSVCGEMAHDPDHIPFLIGVGITTLSVDPKFLPRVQATVMETSFSRAKVYAQRLLEQTRVKDAAEVLKTGPGK; encoded by the coding sequence ATGAATAGAAAAGAACCCGACCATCTCAACCTGCTGTTCGACATGGGGGAACTTGCCTCCATCATCACCAGCGGATCGGACATTGAAGCATTTCTGACAGGTGCCACCGAACTTGTGGCAAATCACCTTCAAGCCCATGTCTGCTCCATCTACCTTTTTGACTCACGTTCCAAAGAGTTGGTCCTGAAAGCCACCCGGGGTCTGAAACCCGAAGCCGTTGACCGGATCAGGATGCTGCCCGGAGAAGGCCTGGTGGGTCAGTGTTTCTCCCAGGACCGGGTTCTGCGGGTGGGAAACGCAAGAACAAGCCCGGGGTTCAAATATTTTGACAATGCCGGAGAAGAACCATTTAATTCTTTTCTTTGTGTGCCCATCCGACGCGGGGTGGTGAAGATCGGTGTTCTGGTGGTCCAACAACGGGAAATGGACCATTTTACCCTGCTTGATGAACGTGCATTGAGAACGGCCGCCACCCAGCTGGCCGGTGCCATTGAAAATGCAAGACTGCTTATGGCCCTGGCCTCTGAGCCGGCCGATCCAGACGAAGATGCAGAGACCATTGCAAAAACATTCCCCGCATTCATTAAAGGCAAATCCGACGGATATGGCTCAGCCTTTGGCACGATCCGGCCTTCGAGAAGAAAACGCAAAGCCATCCTGTTTGAGGCGGACCCATCCAATGTCACCTATTCCCCGGGTGATTTTCAAACCGCCGTGGAAAAAACCATTGATGAGTTAAAGGCACTGCAGGATAAATTTGCCGCAAGTCTTCCGGAAAGTGAATCTTTGATCTTCACGGCCCATTTCATGATGCTCAAGGACAAAAATTTCACCGGAAAAATGAAAACCCTGATAGAACAGGGCCTTTCTCCTGTGGCAGCCATCCAGCAGGTCGCTCTGAAATACATCAAGGTTTTCTCGGATAATCCCAATGCCTATATGCAGGAAAAAGCCGTGGATGTTGAGGATTTGGGCATACGTCTTTTGTCCCATCTCAAGGCCGTGCATACGCCCAAGGCCGCTGACAGGGGAACGATCTTTGTTACCCAGGACATTTACCCCTCGGACATGATGAAACTCACCGCCGACGGCATCCGGGGCATTGTGCTGGTGGGCGGCGGCGTCACCTCCCATGTCACTATTCTTGCCCGTTCCCTGTCCATCCCGCTGATCATTGCCGATGACCCTGTATTTCTGGATCTGCCCGACACCACCCGGCTGCTGCTGGATGCCGGCCAGGGCAATATTTACATCAATCCCGATGATAACACCCTTTCCATATTCAAGGCTAAACAAGAGGCAGAAAATCGGACAAAGACCCGGGCGATGCAGCCGGCCACCTACACCCTTGACAACAGACGCATCCGGTTGCTTGCCAACATCAACCTGCTCAGTGAAATTCGCCTGGCCCGAAAACTGAAAGCCGAAGGCATTGGCCTCTACCGCACGGAATTCCCGTTTCTCATCCGGGGCGGTTTTCCTTCTGAAGACGAACAATATTTTATTTATAAGGGCCTGTTTGACAAAACCGAGCCCGGAACCGTCACCACGGTTCGCACCCTGGATGCCGGCGGAGAAAAAGTCATAAAGCACACGGATTTTATCCAGGAGGCCAACCCGGCCCTGGGGTTGCGTTCCATTCGCTTTTCTTTGAAATACCGCCAGATTTTCCAGGCCCAGATCAAAGCCATTTTAAGGGCGGCCCATGGCAGGGAAAAGGTTCGCCTGATGTTTCCATTAATATCCTCCATTGACGAATTCGTAGCGGGAAAACAGGTAATGGCCGAATGCATACGTCAGATGGAACAGGAAGGCGTACCCCACAAAAACGACCCTGAGGTGGGCATGATGATTGAACTGCCCTCGGTGCTTGCCACCATAGATGAATTTGCTCAACTGGCAGATTTTTTTGCCATCGGCACCAACGACTTTATCCAGTATATGTTGGGTGCAGACCGGGGCAACAAACTGGTGGCCGAGTACTATATCCCCTATCATCCTGCCGTGAACCGCGGTATTGCAACCATTGCAACGGCGGCTGCCGGCCATGGCACTGATGTATCCGTATGCGGAGAGATGGCCCATGATCCCGACCACATCCCCTTTCTGATCGGAGTGGGCATCACCACCCTGAGCGTGGATCCCAAATTCCTGCCCAGGGTCCAGGCCACGGTCATGGAGACAAGTTTTTCCCGGGCAAAGGTCTATGCCCAGCGTCTGCTGGAACAGACCCGGGTCAAGGATGCCGCTGAAGTGTTGAAAACCGGACCCGGAAAATGA
- a CDS encoding DVU0298 family protein: MKPYGRKTKKQVGQILALGNRTQALKRLAQIPDAQLIGHLFSYFYNKEELIKFRSVTAMGELAARIADNSMEKARIVMRRIMWNLNDESGGIGWGSPEAMGEILSKSPPLAREFKCILFSYLDDKGNHIEHEMLQRGVLWGIGTYLGTAPQNITDIAREQLQAHLASTDPIKRGYALRALANARVFEYMLVPDFIQADKTTIDIYTGWDFTATRISDIVHACTPEQVVAGNE; this comes from the coding sequence ATGAAACCATACGGCAGAAAAACAAAAAAGCAGGTAGGACAAATTCTTGCCCTTGGCAATCGCACCCAGGCCCTAAAAAGGCTGGCCCAGATTCCGGATGCCCAGCTCATCGGACATTTGTTCTCTTATTTTTACAACAAGGAGGAACTGATTAAGTTCCGCAGCGTAACCGCCATGGGGGAGCTTGCCGCAAGGATTGCCGATAATTCCATGGAAAAAGCCAGAATAGTTATGAGACGAATCATGTGGAATTTGAACGATGAATCCGGCGGCATCGGCTGGGGGTCCCCCGAGGCCATGGGAGAAATTTTAAGCAAAAGTCCGCCCCTGGCCCGGGAATTTAAATGCATCCTTTTTTCCTATCTGGATGACAAAGGCAACCATATAGAACATGAAATGCTCCAGCGCGGGGTTTTGTGGGGAATTGGCACATATCTTGGGACAGCACCCCAAAATATAACCGATATCGCCAGGGAACAGCTCCAGGCACATCTCGCCTCTACAGATCCGATAAAGCGTGGATATGCCCTAAGGGCACTGGCCAATGCCCGTGTTTTCGAATATATGCTTGTGCCCGATTTTATCCAGGCAGACAAAACAACCATTGATATTTACACAGGGTGGGATTTTACGGCTACCCGGATATCGGATATCGTCCATGCCTGCACCCCGGAACAGGTTGTGGCAGGCAATGAATAA
- a CDS encoding transglutaminase-like domain-containing protein: MNIDPFSLYCTPTFFINSDHEKIIAFSARHAGSSDNPVKKAVSIFYAVRDQIRYDPYKIPNHQEGFKASRVLAEGKGFCVSKAVLLAACLRYFESGGVSGDFNAEVKELHPK; this comes from the coding sequence ATGAATATTGACCCGTTTTCCTTGTATTGTACACCGACGTTTTTTATTAATTCGGATCATGAAAAGATTATTGCATTTTCAGCCCGGCATGCAGGATCGTCGGATAACCCCGTAAAAAAGGCTGTAAGCATTTTCTACGCTGTCAGGGATCAGATCCGGTATGACCCCTATAAGATTCCGAATCACCAAGAGGGCTTTAAGGCAAGCCGGGTTCTGGCCGAAGGCAAGGGATTCTGCGTGTCAAAGGCTGTGCTTTTAGCCGCCTGTCTCAGGTATTTTGAATCGGGTGGGGTTTCAGGCGATTTCAATGCTGAGGTAAAAGAACTGCATCCTAAATAA
- a CDS encoding sigma-54 interaction domain-containing protein, with amino-acid sequence MEKFTHSLLDLHNLNLVVDNLKLGVMAHTTERIITVFNKEAEKITGYSKKEVLGKDCHDVFQAPFCGSKCSFCNDSPKLSAGTKEYPVTIVTKTGETRHLEMTVYCIPDHEGEIQGVVASFRDMTDSIRLSLKAEDLSNFAGIIGKDKGMQDIFRQIRDVALYNYPVHVSGETGTGKERVAYAIHDISSYGNGSFVPVNCGAIPEGIVESELFGHVKGAFSGAVKERQGRFELAHKGSLFLDEVAELPLKTQVKLLRFLQEGSFEKVGGEKNISVDVRIISATNKDLAEEVRAGRFREDLYYRLNVIPIHLPPLRERKNDIPLLAEHFLREAEKETKKSVPKLAPDTIREMMDYHWPGNVRELKNVIQFSVVRARGNVILPTDLPFVASNRQPMRPLLSNEPSESGAQFTRGKLNQENVQAALVKTGGNKSKAARVLGVGRATLYRFLGEHPEIKSFSDTF; translated from the coding sequence ATGGAAAAGTTTACACATTCTCTGCTGGACCTGCATAATCTCAACCTCGTGGTGGACAATCTCAAACTTGGTGTCATGGCACATACCACGGAGCGTATCATCACTGTTTTTAATAAAGAAGCGGAAAAAATTACCGGATATAGTAAAAAAGAGGTCCTGGGGAAAGACTGTCACGATGTGTTCCAGGCCCCGTTCTGCGGTTCCAAATGCTCTTTTTGCAATGATTCCCCGAAACTTTCCGCCGGAACCAAGGAGTATCCGGTTACCATAGTCACAAAAACAGGGGAGACCCGTCATCTGGAAATGACCGTTTACTGCATCCCGGACCATGAAGGGGAAATCCAGGGAGTTGTGGCCTCTTTCCGGGATATGACCGATTCCATACGTCTGTCCCTGAAAGCCGAAGACCTTTCCAATTTTGCGGGCATCATCGGCAAGGACAAAGGCATGCAGGACATTTTCCGGCAGATCCGGGATGTGGCGTTGTATAACTACCCGGTTCACGTATCCGGCGAAACCGGCACCGGCAAAGAACGGGTGGCCTATGCTATTCATGATATCTCGTCCTACGGCAACGGCAGTTTCGTTCCGGTCAACTGCGGGGCCATCCCCGAAGGTATTGTGGAAAGCGAGCTGTTCGGCCATGTTAAAGGCGCATTCTCAGGGGCGGTCAAGGAACGTCAAGGCCGGTTTGAACTCGCCCATAAAGGGAGCCTGTTCCTGGATGAAGTGGCGGAACTGCCCTTGAAAACCCAGGTAAAACTTCTACGGTTCCTCCAGGAGGGATCATTTGAAAAAGTAGGTGGAGAAAAAAATATCAGCGTGGATGTGAGAATCATTTCAGCCACCAACAAAGATCTGGCAGAAGAGGTCCGGGCCGGGCGGTTCAGGGAAGACCTTTATTACCGGCTCAACGTCATTCCCATCCACCTGCCGCCCCTGCGGGAAAGAAAGAATGATATCCCGCTTTTAGCCGAACATTTCCTGCGGGAGGCGGAAAAAGAAACTAAAAAGTCCGTACCGAAACTCGCCCCTGACACCATTCGGGAGATGATGGACTACCACTGGCCCGGAAATGTCAGGGAATTAAAAAATGTGATCCAGTTTTCCGTGGTCCGGGCCCGGGGCAACGTTATTTTGCCCACGGATCTTCCATTTGTTGCATCCAACAGACAACCCATGCGGCCTCTCTTATCAAATGAGCCCTCAGAGTCTGGTGCGCAATTTACCCGCGGCAAGCTCAATCAGGAAAATGTCCAAGCCGCCCTGGTCAAAACCGGCGGCAACAAATCCAAGGCTGCCCGTGTGCTGGGCGTGGGCAGGGCAACCCTGTACCGCTTTTTAGGTGAGCATCCTGAGATTAAATCCTTTTCAGACACGTTCTAA
- the clpB gene encoding ATP-dependent chaperone ClpB — protein sequence MNFEKLTVKSQELFQHAHTLAVEKGQQAIEPIHFLGAMLADDQGIAVSIFNKIGVNPRAAVQLVSSALDNMVKVSGGKPYLSEPGRKMLDLAFKESAKMKDQYVSLEHILISLTQGKDKAGEILSGLGVTRDVILSVLKDIRGNQRVTDQNPEDKYQSLEKFGKDLTDLARQGKLDPVIGRDEEVRRIVQVLSRRRKNNPVLIGEPGVGKTAIVEGLAQRIVEGDVSETLKDRRVIALDMGALLAGAKFRGEFEDRLKAVLKEVEAAEGEIVLFIDELHTVVGAGAAEGAVDASNMLKPALARGSLRCVGATTLDEYRKYIEKDAALERRFQPVLVREPTVEDTISILRGLKEKYEVHHGIRIKDSALVAAATLSHRYIADRFLPDKAIDLIDECASRLRIEIDSMPRAIDEIQRRLTQAAIERQALIKEKDKASRERLEHLEKNIAAMEEEIRPLKLHWDNEKSIIREISAMREDIDRFQTEAQLAERAGDFAKVAQIRYGNIADLNRKIEEKKQSLDTLQQTCKMLKEDVEEADVAEVVSTWTGIPVSKMLQGEQEKLITMESHISKRVIGQENAIDAVSNAVRRARSGLQPEDRPIGTFIFMGPTGVGKTELAKALAEFMFDSRDAMVRLDMSEYMEKHSVARLIGAPPGYVGYDEGGYLTEAVRRRPYSVILFDEIEKAHPDVFNILLQALDDGRMTDGHGRTVDFRNTIIIMTSNIGSRILLEAGKSGFSEEVEQAVQQALKAAFRPEFLNRIDEIITFHALEREHLMDIAAIQIAALNRRLAARNLAVYLDDDAMTFLAQKGYDPGFGARPLKRVIQQEIENPLSMALLKGEYLEGETVHFRFDREKNRLVPGHGPKSLNAMG from the coding sequence ATGAATTTTGAAAAATTGACGGTAAAATCCCAGGAGCTGTTTCAGCACGCCCACACCCTTGCGGTTGAAAAGGGACAGCAGGCCATTGAGCCCATCCATTTTTTAGGGGCCATGCTGGCCGATGACCAGGGTATTGCTGTCTCCATATTTAATAAAATAGGCGTCAATCCCCGTGCTGCCGTACAGCTTGTCTCTTCAGCCCTGGATAATATGGTCAAGGTATCCGGGGGAAAGCCCTATCTGTCGGAACCCGGGCGGAAAATGCTGGATCTGGCCTTTAAGGAATCTGCAAAGATGAAGGACCAGTATGTCAGCCTTGAGCATATTCTGATCAGTCTGACCCAGGGTAAGGACAAGGCCGGCGAAATTCTTTCGGGTTTAGGCGTTACAAGGGACGTGATTCTGTCCGTGCTCAAGGATATCCGGGGAAACCAGCGGGTGACCGACCAGAATCCAGAAGACAAATACCAGTCGTTGGAAAAATTCGGGAAAGACCTGACAGATTTGGCCCGCCAGGGAAAACTGGACCCGGTTATCGGCCGGGATGAGGAGGTCAGGCGTATTGTTCAGGTCTTGTCCCGGCGCCGGAAAAACAATCCTGTGCTTATTGGCGAACCGGGTGTCGGCAAAACCGCTATTGTGGAAGGGTTGGCCCAGCGGATTGTGGAAGGCGACGTGTCCGAAACATTGAAAGACCGGCGGGTCATTGCCCTTGATATGGGGGCGCTGCTGGCCGGGGCCAAATTCAGGGGCGAATTTGAAGATCGTCTCAAAGCGGTATTAAAAGAGGTTGAGGCTGCCGAGGGCGAAATCGTTCTTTTCATCGACGAATTGCATACGGTGGTGGGGGCAGGTGCTGCCGAAGGGGCTGTGGATGCCTCCAATATGCTTAAACCTGCCCTGGCCCGGGGCAGTCTGCGCTGTGTGGGTGCCACTACCCTGGACGAGTATAGAAAATATATTGAAAAAGATGCTGCCCTGGAGAGGCGTTTCCAGCCGGTTCTTGTCAGAGAACCCACCGTGGAAGATACCATCTCCATCCTCAGGGGATTAAAGGAAAAATATGAGGTGCATCACGGCATCCGGATCAAGGATTCAGCCTTGGTCGCAGCCGCCACCCTTTCCCATCGGTACATTGCTGACCGGTTTTTGCCGGACAAGGCAATTGACCTGATTGATGAGTGCGCATCCAGGCTTCGTATTGAAATTGACTCCATGCCCCGGGCCATTGACGAGATTCAGCGGCGGCTGACCCAGGCGGCCATTGAGCGCCAGGCCCTGATCAAGGAGAAGGACAAGGCCTCCAGGGAGCGTCTTGAACACCTTGAAAAGAACATTGCCGCCATGGAAGAGGAGATAAGGCCCCTGAAGCTGCACTGGGATAATGAGAAATCCATTATCCGGGAGATCTCGGCCATGCGGGAGGATATTGACCGCTTCCAGACCGAGGCCCAGCTTGCCGAGCGTGCCGGCGACTTTGCAAAGGTGGCCCAGATCAGATACGGCAACATTGCAGATCTCAACAGAAAAATTGAGGAGAAAAAACAGAGTCTTGACACCCTGCAGCAGACCTGCAAGATGCTTAAAGAAGACGTGGAAGAGGCTGACGTGGCCGAGGTGGTCTCCACCTGGACCGGCATCCCCGTATCCAAGATGCTCCAGGGTGAGCAGGAAAAACTGATCACCATGGAATCCCATATTTCCAAACGGGTCATCGGCCAGGAAAACGCCATTGATGCGGTCTCCAATGCCGTGCGAAGAGCCAGGTCCGGCTTGCAGCCTGAAGACCGGCCCATCGGTACCTTTATCTTCATGGGGCCCACGGGTGTGGGGAAAACCGAGCTTGCCAAGGCCCTGGCCGAGTTCATGTTTGATTCCAGGGATGCCATGGTGCGGCTGGATATGTCCGAGTACATGGAAAAGCACAGTGTGGCGCGTCTCATCGGTGCCCCTCCCGGATATGTGGGATATGACGAGGGCGGATACCTGACCGAGGCGGTGCGGCGCAGACCCTATAGTGTGATCCTGTTCGACGAGATTGAAAAGGCCCACCCGGACGTGTTCAACATCCTGCTCCAGGCCCTGGATGACGGCCGGATGACCGACGGCCATGGCCGAACCGTGGATTTCAGGAACACCATCATTATCATGACATCCAATATCGGATCCAGGATTCTGCTTGAGGCGGGGAAGAGTGGTTTTTCCGAGGAGGTGGAACAGGCCGTGCAGCAGGCCCTTAAAGCCGCATTCAGGCCTGAGTTTTTAAACCGGATTGATGAGATCATCACCTTCCATGCCCTGGAACGCGAACATCTCATGGATATTGCCGCCATCCAGATTGCCGCCCTCAACAGGCGCCTGGCTGCAAGGAATCTGGCGGTTTATCTGGACGATGACGCCATGACCTTCCTGGCGCAGAAGGGCTACGACCCCGGGTTTGGTGCCCGTCCGCTCAAACGTGTGATCCAGCAGGAAATTGAAAACCCGCTCTCCATGGCATTGCTTAAAGGGGAGTATCTGGAAGGCGAGACCGTACACTTCCGCTTTGACAGAGAAAAAAACCGGCTTGTTCCCGGTCATGGCCCCAAGAGTCTCAACGCTATGGGATAA